The following are encoded in a window of Prochlorococcus marinus CUG1417 genomic DNA:
- the recG gene encoding ATP-dependent DNA helicase RecG, protein MTISGNNNKLIKDWIRPLQKSLTIETENKFINTLGREKYFNDYLHESLTKLDNLNLSEEYLRIFNEFSEKYNEYNKLDDNQRKRLIIDTRKSLYKLSKTLEIENPNNISNKVFLNKADSSLSLDSDISLIKNVGKVYKNKLSELGIFHIKDLINYFPRTYLDYTNRVKIINLKPDNLYTCIVNIKRFYIYKSTKNSNLSIMNFVVSDETSSIKVTKFFLGRRFRSYSFFSSQKSLYTPGTKLAISGKVKLTEYGKTFVDPQIEILKDNNDNFNFSGKILPLYSLGESLSNMSFIKIMKKVLIYAKEYPEILNNKQLDSLSLLSKRESLINIHFPSTQQALIESKKRLVFDELFLLQIKFLLRKRKTNKNITSQQLPQKKSLLKEFLNTFPFELTKSQENVLNEIKKDLSNPVPMSRLLQGDVGSGKTIIAIASLLLVIEKNLQGAFMVPTEVLAEQHYKNILKYLNPLLVSVELLTGNTPQKKRKEIFSNLNNGLVDILVGTHALFEDKVIFNELGMVVIDEQHRFGVTQRNRLLSKGENTNLLSMTATPIPRTLALSIYGDLDVSQITELPPGRVPITTKIISEDDLTNLFKIVEDEINEGKQAYVILPLIEDSEKMNLSSAKKTFKYLSEGVFFNKKVGLLHGKLSSQEKNEVINSFLKNEINILVSTTVIEVGIDVPNATIMIIYNSERFGLSQLHQLRGRVGRGSTKSFCYLVTSDKNGLENKRLCVLQKSNDGFYIAEKDLELRGPGQILGYRQSGLPDFVLDNLPNNKFLIDKAREEAIKVVSDDPDLKENVVLRNILIDNSDNKFIHDFLN, encoded by the coding sequence GTGACTATTAGCGGAAATAATAATAAATTAATTAAAGATTGGATAAGACCTCTTCAAAAGTCTTTAACTATTGAAACTGAAAACAAATTTATTAATACTCTTGGAAGAGAAAAATACTTTAATGATTATTTGCATGAATCATTAACCAAATTAGATAATCTAAATCTATCAGAGGAATATTTGAGGATATTTAATGAATTTTCAGAAAAATACAATGAATATAATAAATTAGATGATAATCAAAGAAAAAGGTTAATTATAGATACTAGAAAAAGTCTTTATAAACTTAGTAAAACTTTAGAAATAGAAAATCCTAATAATATTTCTAATAAAGTTTTTCTGAATAAAGCTGATTCAAGTTTGTCTCTTGATTCAGATATTTCATTAATAAAAAATGTAGGAAAAGTTTATAAAAATAAGCTTTCTGAACTGGGGATTTTTCATATAAAAGATCTAATTAATTACTTCCCACGAACTTATCTAGACTATACGAATAGAGTTAAGATAATTAATTTAAAACCAGATAATTTATATACTTGCATAGTAAATATTAAAAGATTTTATATTTATAAGAGTACGAAAAATAGTAATTTATCAATAATGAACTTTGTAGTTTCTGACGAAACGTCTTCAATAAAGGTTACAAAATTTTTTTTAGGAAGGAGATTTAGATCTTATTCCTTTTTCTCATCTCAAAAATCTTTGTATACTCCTGGAACTAAATTAGCAATTTCCGGTAAGGTTAAATTGACAGAGTATGGCAAAACTTTTGTAGATCCGCAGATTGAAATTCTTAAGGATAACAATGATAATTTTAATTTCTCAGGCAAAATATTACCCTTGTACTCATTAGGTGAATCATTATCAAATATGAGTTTTATAAAAATTATGAAAAAGGTACTAATTTATGCAAAGGAATATCCAGAAATTTTAAATAATAAGCAACTTGATTCATTATCTTTGTTATCAAAAAGAGAGTCGTTGATCAATATCCATTTCCCATCAACTCAACAGGCACTTATTGAGTCAAAAAAACGTTTGGTTTTTGATGAGTTGTTCCTACTGCAAATAAAGTTCCTACTAAGAAAAAGAAAGACGAACAAAAATATTACTTCTCAACAATTACCTCAAAAGAAATCTTTATTAAAAGAATTTTTAAATACTTTCCCTTTTGAATTAACAAAATCTCAAGAAAATGTTTTAAATGAAATTAAGAAAGATTTATCTAATCCCGTACCAATGTCTAGATTGCTTCAGGGAGATGTTGGAAGCGGTAAAACCATAATTGCAATAGCGTCTCTTTTGCTTGTAATTGAAAAAAACCTTCAAGGTGCATTTATGGTCCCAACTGAGGTATTGGCAGAACAACATTATAAAAATATATTAAAATATTTGAATCCTCTTTTAGTTTCTGTTGAACTACTTACTGGGAATACTCCTCAAAAAAAGAGAAAAGAAATTTTCTCTAATTTGAATAATGGGTTAGTTGATATCCTAGTAGGTACTCATGCATTATTTGAGGATAAAGTCATTTTTAATGAATTAGGGATGGTCGTTATTGATGAACAACACAGATTTGGAGTTACTCAAAGAAATAGATTATTAAGCAAAGGAGAAAATACTAACTTGTTATCAATGACAGCAACACCAATTCCAAGAACTCTTGCTCTTTCCATTTATGGTGATTTAGATGTGAGTCAAATTACAGAACTCCCTCCTGGACGAGTTCCTATAACTACAAAAATAATTTCAGAAGATGATTTAACTAACTTGTTCAAGATTGTTGAAGATGAGATCAATGAGGGAAAGCAAGCTTATGTGATTTTGCCACTTATAGAAGATTCAGAAAAAATGAATTTAAGCTCCGCAAAGAAAACATTCAAATATTTATCAGAAGGGGTCTTTTTTAACAAAAAAGTTGGCTTATTACATGGCAAATTAAGTTCACAAGAAAAGAATGAAGTGATTAATTCTTTTTTAAAGAATGAAATTAATATTTTGGTTTCAACAACTGTAATTGAGGTTGGCATTGATGTACCTAACGCCACAATTATGATTATTTATAATTCGGAAAGATTTGGATTATCACAGCTACATCAATTAAGGGGGAGAGTAGGTAGAGGCTCAACAAAATCTTTTTGTTATCTGGTAACCTCCGATAAAAATGGATTAGAAAATAAACGACTTTGTGTTTTGCAAAAATCTAATGATGGATTTTATATTGCTGAAAAAGACTTGGAGCTTAGAGGACCAGGCCAGATTTTAGGCTATAGACAATCTGGATTACCTGATTTTGTACTGGACAATTTACCTAACAATAAATTTCTTATTGATAAGGCTCGTGAAGAGGCTATTAAGGTTGTTAGTGATGATCCTGATTTAAAAGAAAATGTTGTTTTAAGGAATATACTTATTGATAATTCTGATAATAAATTCATTCATGATTTCTTGAATTGA
- a CDS encoding M15 family metallopeptidase: MKIWNKIPIKDNGDKLIAIPSCLKFLDPHPYSHLGAPYKDKTSIWKLREEVINRLVKANDYLISKSSFNLLIYDSWRPLEVQEFMFKRAFLLECKKYDIDISFENIKSHPSILKKVEKFWAYPSYDNRYPPPHSTGGALDVCLSDKDGNLVEMGSMVDQMDETSNPYFYVNIKNEEAIIWNSRRNLLREIMTKFGFAQHPNEWWHFSYGDQLWAWKNNKANALYGKI, translated from the coding sequence TTGAAAATTTGGAATAAAATACCAATTAAAGATAATGGAGATAAATTAATAGCTATACCTAGCTGCTTAAAGTTTTTAGATCCCCACCCTTACTCTCATTTAGGAGCACCTTACAAAGATAAAACTTCTATTTGGAAATTAAGAGAGGAGGTCATAAATAGATTAGTAAAAGCAAATGATTATTTGATATCAAAGAGTAGTTTTAACCTTTTAATTTATGACAGTTGGCGACCCTTAGAGGTCCAGGAATTTATGTTTAAAAGAGCATTTTTATTAGAGTGTAAAAAATACGATATTGATATTTCTTTTGAAAATATAAAATCGCATCCATCTATTTTAAAAAAAGTTGAAAAATTTTGGGCATATCCTTCTTATGACAATAGGTATCCTCCGCCTCATTCAACCGGAGGTGCATTGGATGTTTGTTTATCAGATAAAGACGGAAATCTTGTTGAAATGGGAAGCATGGTTGATCAAATGGATGAGACCTCAAATCCTTATTTTTATGTAAACATAAAGAATGAAGAAGCAATTATTTGGAATAGTAGAAGAAATTTATTAAGGGAAATTATGACTAAATTTGGATTTGCTCAACATCCTAATGAATGGTGGCATTTTAGTTATGGTGATCAATTATGGGCTTGGAAAAATAACAAAGCAAATGCCCTTTATGGAAAAATTTAA
- a CDS encoding NADPH-dependent assimilatory sulfite reductase hemoprotein subunit, with translation MIKVEKVKKKKESTKDETVCLANGLEVSKFENFKKGSQFLKEPLATELVNESDHFTNDAVQLLKFHGSYQQDNRENRRPGKSKDWQMMLRLRSPGGEIPGKLYLALDELSDKLGNGTLRATTRQAFQMHGIRKENLKEVIQTIVNSMGSTLAACGDINRNVMAPAAPFDSPDYNIARSLAKKVADLLTPMAGQGTFLELWADGDLEYTIKPDKDIEAIRKLQFKDNVFSGIKDEPLYGSTYLPRKFKCAVTVPGDNSVDLLTNDIGIVAFTSKDGNLEGCNFYVGGGMGRTHNNEETFARIADPLGYVEEPDVYELIQSIVAIQRDYGDRKSRKNSRMKYLLHRKGIKWFKKILFDKYFKKEIKKIRKEPDNVLIDYLGWNKQNKTSYFVGLPLLSGRLSGEKKNTITSIVKKYNLDLRLTPNQDILLCNIANKNKGEIQKSLSKIGYENLENINEIQRHALACPALPLCGLAMTEAERILPDVLKRIENLLLDLKIQKTILFRMTGCPNGCTRPYMAELALVGSGQNKYQLWLGGSKNLQRLAKPFLQRMELNDLEKTIKPLFDNWKSNLDMDFGDFINTQDENYILNLLNKNQ, from the coding sequence TTGATCAAGGTTGAGAAAGTAAAAAAGAAAAAAGAATCTACCAAGGATGAAACTGTTTGTTTAGCAAATGGACTGGAAGTTTCTAAATTTGAAAATTTTAAGAAAGGCAGCCAATTTCTAAAAGAACCACTTGCTACAGAATTAGTTAATGAGAGCGATCATTTTACCAATGATGCAGTTCAGTTATTAAAATTTCATGGTAGTTATCAACAAGATAACAGGGAAAATAGAAGGCCGGGGAAAAGTAAAGATTGGCAAATGATGCTTAGGTTAAGAAGCCCAGGGGGTGAAATTCCTGGGAAATTATATTTAGCATTAGATGAATTATCTGACAAACTAGGCAATGGGACACTTAGGGCCACTACAAGACAAGCCTTTCAAATGCATGGAATTAGAAAGGAGAACCTAAAGGAAGTAATTCAAACAATAGTAAATTCAATGGGCTCCACTTTGGCTGCATGTGGAGACATAAATAGAAATGTAATGGCCCCTGCGGCTCCATTTGATTCGCCAGACTATAATATTGCACGATCGTTGGCAAAAAAAGTTGCAGATCTTCTAACCCCAATGGCTGGCCAGGGTACTTTTTTAGAGCTTTGGGCTGATGGAGATTTAGAGTACACTATAAAACCTGACAAAGATATTGAAGCAATTAGGAAGCTCCAATTCAAAGATAATGTTTTTAGTGGGATAAAAGATGAGCCTCTTTATGGTTCAACTTATTTACCGAGAAAATTCAAATGTGCTGTGACAGTTCCTGGGGACAATTCTGTTGATCTTCTTACCAATGACATAGGAATAGTTGCCTTTACTTCTAAAGATGGAAACTTAGAAGGGTGTAATTTCTATGTTGGAGGTGGTATGGGTCGCACACATAATAATGAAGAGACCTTTGCCAGAATTGCAGATCCACTTGGATATGTTGAAGAACCTGATGTTTATGAATTAATTCAAAGCATAGTGGCTATTCAAAGAGATTATGGTGATAGAAAATCAAGAAAAAATTCGAGAATGAAATACCTTCTTCATAGAAAAGGTATTAAATGGTTCAAAAAGATACTTTTTGATAAGTATTTCAAAAAAGAAATTAAAAAAATCAGAAAAGAACCAGACAATGTTCTTATTGATTACCTAGGTTGGAATAAACAAAATAAAACCTCCTATTTCGTAGGTTTACCATTATTGTCAGGGAGATTATCTGGAGAGAAGAAGAATACAATTACAAGTATTGTTAAAAAATATAATTTAGATTTAAGACTCACACCTAATCAAGATATTTTACTTTGTAATATCGCCAATAAAAACAAAGGTGAAATTCAAAAATCTCTATCAAAAATTGGATACGAAAATTTAGAAAACATTAATGAAATTCAAAGACACGCTTTAGCTTGCCCTGCTTTACCACTTTGTGGTCTTGCGATGACTGAAGCAGAAAGAATATTACCTGATGTATTAAAAAGGATTGAAAATTTACTATTAGATCTGAAAATACAAAAGACAATTTTATTCAGAATGACAGGATGTCCGAATGGATGTACGAGGCCTTATATGGCCGAATTAGCACTTGTTGGAAGTGGGCAAAACAAATACCAATTATGGTTGGGGGGGAGTAAAAATCTACAAAGGCTTGCTAAGCCATTTTTACAAAGAATGGAACTTAACGATTTAGAAAAAACTATTAAACCATTATTTGATAATTGGAAGAGTAATTTAGATATGGATTTCGGAGATTTTATAAATACTCAAGATGAAAATTATATATTGAATTTACTAAATAAAAATCAATAA
- the glyS gene encoding glycine--tRNA ligase subunit beta, whose protein sequence is MSKYLLEIGTEELPAKFSHSVLEQFKSLLEFELNKKLIKFEHIVVTSTPRRIVLLLEGLVDYAEDKIIERKGPKANSAYLNGTPTNAALGFANSLDIDVGDLEIKNTEKGDFVFGKKIEKGLSTKISLSSIIPKLVKSLQGPRFMKWGAGNIKFSRPIRWIASIYNDEILDFEFDECDPKIKISNRTKSHRLINEILEVQNPDVFFELLKRNRVIAIRKERKEKIESLINQASKSLNLKPDLSEGLLNELTDLVEWPDLIIGKFSDEFLDLPVEVLSTVMKSHQRYVPLLLKNKSFSKLDLSSEKNISTSFCVISNGLEESNNNIAKGNEKVLRARFSDAKFFVESDKKVASVERNEKLKSVSYLKGLGNIFQRVERIEEVTKKILKFLNDNSLEEKKIIEATKYCKNDLCSEIVFEFPELQGIMGGKYLKYEGFSEDVCLAVAEHYLPSFYKDALPSTKYGAIVSIADKVETLISIFISGKRPSGSSDPYALRRNLNGVIKIIWDYELDLPLDKLFNELIDFWKIAFPNLNFSRETVFKDLNEFLVQRIVGHLEEISLSKELIKAVCFSDELSQQRALNIVDLKYRIKSIMHFKEKDKLFEIQKVISRVSKLANNSDLSTDVLSIRDYVNTKLFEKDCELKVFEFIGELEKLFSEGYCNYFKLLNLFEININTIEDLFDNEKGVLIMSDDLKKRNNRLNLLSLIRNYSLKLADFTLLNF, encoded by the coding sequence TTGTCTAAATATTTACTTGAGATAGGAACAGAAGAGTTACCCGCAAAATTTTCTCATTCTGTTCTAGAACAATTTAAATCTCTACTAGAATTTGAATTGAATAAAAAGTTAATCAAATTCGAACATATAGTTGTTACCTCCACACCAAGGAGGATAGTTCTACTACTCGAAGGTTTAGTTGATTATGCAGAAGATAAGATAATAGAAAGAAAAGGACCTAAAGCAAATTCAGCTTATTTAAATGGAACTCCTACTAATGCTGCTTTAGGATTTGCTAATAGCTTAGATATAGATGTAGGTGATCTAGAAATAAAAAATACAGAAAAGGGTGATTTTGTATTTGGAAAGAAAATTGAGAAAGGACTATCAACAAAAATTTCTTTGTCTTCGATTATCCCAAAATTAGTAAAGAGTCTTCAAGGTCCCCGATTTATGAAATGGGGGGCTGGGAACATCAAATTTTCAAGACCTATTAGGTGGATTGCCTCTATTTATAATGATGAAATTCTTGATTTTGAATTTGATGAATGTGATCCAAAGATCAAAATAAGTAATAGAACAAAAAGTCATAGGTTAATCAATGAAATTTTAGAAGTTCAGAATCCTGATGTTTTTTTTGAATTATTGAAACGAAATAGAGTAATAGCTATTCGAAAAGAAAGAAAAGAAAAAATTGAAAGTTTAATAAATCAGGCATCTAAATCTTTAAATCTTAAACCTGACCTTTCAGAAGGATTACTAAATGAACTTACCGATTTAGTTGAATGGCCAGATTTAATTATTGGCAAATTTAGTGATGAATTTCTTGATCTTCCGGTTGAAGTTCTCTCAACAGTCATGAAAAGTCATCAGAGATACGTTCCTCTTTTATTGAAAAACAAAAGTTTTTCTAAACTAGATTTAAGCTCTGAAAAAAATATTAGTACAAGTTTCTGCGTTATTTCAAATGGTCTTGAAGAATCAAATAATAATATTGCCAAAGGTAATGAGAAAGTACTGAGGGCTAGATTTTCAGACGCAAAGTTTTTTGTAGAAAGTGACAAAAAAGTTGCTTCAGTCGAAAGAAATGAAAAGCTTAAATCTGTTTCCTATTTGAAAGGACTTGGAAATATATTTCAAAGGGTAGAAAGGATAGAGGAAGTTACTAAAAAAATTCTTAAATTTTTAAATGATAATTCTTTAGAAGAAAAAAAAATAATAGAAGCTACTAAATACTGTAAAAACGACTTATGTAGCGAAATCGTTTTCGAATTTCCTGAGCTGCAAGGAATAATGGGTGGTAAATATCTTAAATATGAGGGATTTAGTGAGGATGTTTGCTTGGCTGTCGCTGAACATTATTTACCTTCATTTTATAAAGACGCTTTGCCCTCGACAAAATATGGTGCAATAGTTTCTATAGCAGATAAGGTCGAAACTTTAATAAGTATATTTATATCTGGTAAGCGTCCCAGTGGATCATCTGATCCTTATGCTTTAAGAAGAAATTTGAATGGAGTGATTAAAATAATTTGGGATTATGAACTTGATTTGCCTTTAGATAAATTATTTAATGAACTTATTGATTTTTGGAAAATCGCATTCCCAAATTTAAACTTCTCAAGAGAAACAGTATTTAAAGATTTAAATGAATTTTTAGTTCAAAGAATTGTTGGTCATCTAGAGGAAATATCACTAAGTAAAGAATTAATAAAGGCCGTTTGCTTTTCTGATGAATTATCTCAACAAAGAGCATTGAATATTGTGGATCTTAAATATAGGATTAAATCAATTATGCATTTTAAAGAAAAGGACAAATTATTTGAAATCCAGAAGGTAATTTCTAGGGTAAGCAAATTAGCTAATAATAGTGATCTTTCAACAGACGTTCTTTCAATAAGAGATTATGTGAACACAAAACTTTTTGAAAAAGATTGTGAGTTGAAAGTTTTTGAATTTATTGGAGAATTAGAAAAACTTTTTTCGGAAGGTTATTGTAATTATTTTAAACTTCTAAATTTGTTTGAGATTAATATAAATACTATCGAGGATTTATTTGATAATGAAAAGGGAGTCCTAATAATGTCAGATGATTTGAAAAAAAGAAATAATAGACTCAATTTGTTGAGCTTAATTAGAAATTATTCTCTAAAACTAGCAGACTTTACACTTTTGAACTTTTAA
- the chlP gene encoding geranylgeranyl reductase produces MLRVAVIGGGPSGSCAAEILAKAGIKTWLFERKLDNAKPCGGAIPLCMVEEFDLPESIIDRKVRHMRMISPSNREVDISLDRVYGKSDNEFIGMCRREVMDAFMRNRASDLGATLINGLVTSIDTGDNNQGPYKLSYSDFTNGDKKGELKELTVDLLIGADGANSRVAKAMDAGDYKVAIAFQERIKLPKEEMSYYEDLAEMYVGTDVSPDFYGWVFPKYDHVAVGTGTMQKNQSLIKGLQEGVRNRAKKRLVNGEVIKVEAHPIPEHPRPRRVVGRMALVGDAAGYVTKSSGEGIYFAAKSGRMCAEEIVEASKNGQVIPSEKDLKNYLKKWDKKYGTTYKVLEILQNIFYRNDSAREAFVEMCDDMDVQRLTFDSYLYKKVVSMKPLQQLKITMLTLGSILRGKALAPLKYKPVDSAVRENKEVEKMLENYSIKGGIKVKSSKV; encoded by the coding sequence ATGTTGAGGGTAGCTGTTATTGGTGGAGGTCCAAGTGGTTCATGTGCTGCAGAAATACTTGCTAAAGCTGGAATAAAAACTTGGCTCTTCGAGAGAAAACTAGATAATGCGAAACCTTGTGGAGGAGCTATTCCGCTTTGCATGGTAGAAGAATTTGATTTACCTGAGTCAATTATTGATAGAAAAGTAAGGCATATGAGAATGATATCTCCATCGAATAGAGAGGTAGACATAAGTCTAGATAGAGTTTACGGGAAAAGTGATAATGAGTTTATTGGTATGTGTAGAAGGGAAGTTATGGATGCTTTTATGCGTAATAGAGCATCAGATCTTGGGGCAACACTAATAAATGGATTAGTTACTTCTATTGATACTGGTGATAATAATCAAGGGCCGTATAAACTCTCCTATTCAGATTTCACGAATGGAGATAAAAAAGGAGAACTTAAGGAGCTTACTGTTGACCTTTTAATCGGTGCTGATGGGGCCAATAGTAGAGTCGCGAAAGCGATGGATGCAGGGGATTACAAAGTTGCTATTGCATTTCAGGAGAGAATCAAACTACCTAAAGAAGAAATGAGTTACTACGAAGATCTTGCTGAAATGTATGTCGGCACAGATGTTTCTCCAGATTTTTATGGGTGGGTATTTCCTAAATATGATCATGTTGCTGTGGGTACTGGAACTATGCAAAAGAATCAGTCATTAATTAAAGGGCTTCAAGAGGGTGTAAGAAATAGAGCTAAGAAAAGACTTGTTAATGGTGAAGTAATAAAGGTAGAAGCACATCCCATACCTGAGCATCCAAGACCAAGAAGAGTCGTTGGGAGAATGGCTTTGGTTGGTGATGCAGCAGGTTATGTTACAAAGAGTTCTGGAGAGGGTATTTATTTTGCTGCAAAGAGCGGGAGAATGTGCGCTGAAGAAATTGTTGAAGCATCAAAAAATGGTCAAGTAATTCCATCAGAAAAAGATTTAAAAAACTATCTTAAAAAATGGGATAAAAAATATGGCACAACTTATAAGGTGCTTGAAATCCTTCAAAATATTTTCTACAGAAATGATTCTGCAAGAGAAGCCTTTGTTGAGATGTGTGATGACATGGATGTACAAAGACTTACTTTTGATAGTTACTTATACAAAAAAGTTGTCTCTATGAAACCATTACAGCAACTTAAAATTACAATGCTTACACTTGGTTCTATTTTAAGAGGGAAAGCCTTGGCACCTCTAAAATATAAACCAGTTGATAGTGCTGTCAGGGAAAATAAAGAAGTAGAAAAAATGCTAGAAAATTATTCAATAAAGGGAGGCATTAAAGTTAAAAGTTCAAAAGTGTAA
- a CDS encoding M15 family metallopeptidase — protein MELNKDIDQFDIPLAKRTYLNNPNSTLLKKLLVFSPFLFLIFSVAALRLIRNIEIGSLGNINVQVQTNHDHRILGHLPYAEIPKEKLVLIEPNIQVHIDMRDSLLEMRDEAKKNGIYLVFLSGYRSINLQNEIFYSLKSIRNQEASERARVSAPPGYSEHSTGFAIDIGDATQRETDFETEFENTDAFKWLIKNAAKFHFKLSFTKDNKFIDYEPWHWRYEGSIEALKVFENSNRKS, from the coding sequence TTGGAACTAAACAAAGATATCGATCAATTTGATATACCACTTGCCAAAAGAACCTACCTAAATAATCCAAATTCAACATTATTAAAGAAATTATTAGTATTTTCTCCATTTCTTTTTCTTATCTTTTCTGTGGCTGCATTGCGATTAATCAGAAATATAGAGATAGGATCTCTTGGCAATATAAATGTTCAGGTTCAGACAAATCACGACCATAGAATTTTGGGCCATTTACCCTATGCTGAAATTCCTAAGGAGAAGCTAGTTTTAATTGAGCCCAATATTCAAGTTCACATTGATATGCGTGATTCTTTGTTGGAGATGAGGGATGAAGCAAAAAAGAATGGGATATACTTAGTTTTCTTGAGTGGTTATAGATCAATAAATTTGCAAAACGAAATCTTCTATTCTCTTAAATCTATTAGAAATCAGGAAGCTTCAGAAAGAGCTAGGGTTTCAGCCCCCCCTGGATATTCTGAGCATAGTACTGGTTTTGCAATTGATATTGGTGATGCTACTCAAAGAGAAACAGACTTTGAGACCGAATTCGAAAATACTGATGCCTTTAAGTGGTTAATAAAGAATGCAGCTAAATTTCATTTCAAGTTATCGTTCACCAAAGATAATAAATTTATAGATTATGAACCTTGGCATTGGAGATATGAGGGGTCAATTGAAGCTTTAAAGGTTTTTGAAAATTCAAATAGAAAATCATAA
- the typA gene encoding translational GTPase TypA, whose translation MSSSIKEIRNVAIIAHVDHGKTTLVDALLSQSGIFRDNEVIPTCVMDSNDLERERGITILSKNTAVNYKDTRINIIDTPGHADFGGEVERVLGMVDGCLLIVDANEGPMPQTRFVLKKALEKGLRPIVFVNKIDRPRVVPEIAIDKVLDLFLELGADDDQCDFPYLFGSGLSGFAKEEMESNSDNMMPLFEAIIRHVPPPVGDANKPLQLQITTLDYSDFLGRIVIGKIHNGTIKNGQQASLIKENGKTIKGKVSKLLGFEGLQRIDINEAFAGDIVAVSGFDDVNIGETIACPDSPHPLPLIKVDEPTLNMTFVVNDSPFAGKEGKFVTSRQLKNRLERELLTNVALRVEETDSPDRFSVSGRGELHLGILIETMRREGFEFQISQPQVIFREIDNVECEPIETLVLDVPEVSVGSCIEKLGSRKAEMKNMQTSSDGRTQLEFLVPSRGLIGFRGEFVRITRGEGIMSHSFYEYKPKTGDFETRRNGVLIAFEEGVATFYALKNAEDRGVYFIKPGVKVYKGMIIGENNRPQDLELNICKTKQLTNMRSAGAEELDTLQSPVDITLERALEYIGPDEMLEVTPDSIRMRKINKKKRN comes from the coding sequence ATGTCATCTTCGATAAAAGAAATTAGGAATGTTGCAATTATTGCGCACGTAGATCATGGTAAGACAACTCTTGTGGACGCATTATTATCTCAATCAGGAATATTTAGAGACAATGAAGTCATCCCCACATGCGTGATGGATTCGAATGATCTAGAAAGAGAAAGAGGGATAACAATACTCTCAAAAAATACTGCTGTGAATTACAAAGATACCAGAATTAACATTATAGATACACCAGGACATGCAGATTTTGGAGGAGAAGTAGAAAGGGTTTTGGGAATGGTTGATGGTTGTCTACTTATCGTTGATGCTAATGAGGGGCCAATGCCTCAAACAAGATTTGTTTTGAAAAAAGCATTAGAAAAAGGACTTAGGCCTATAGTTTTTGTAAATAAAATTGATAGGCCAAGAGTAGTCCCAGAAATAGCAATTGATAAGGTATTGGATTTGTTCTTAGAACTAGGAGCAGATGATGATCAATGTGATTTTCCTTATCTTTTTGGAAGCGGCCTTTCTGGTTTTGCAAAAGAAGAGATGGAATCTAATAGTGACAATATGATGCCTCTTTTTGAAGCTATTATTAGACATGTTCCACCTCCAGTAGGTGATGCCAACAAGCCTCTTCAGCTACAAATAACTACTTTGGACTATTCTGATTTCTTAGGGAGAATAGTAATTGGAAAGATCCATAATGGAACTATAAAAAACGGCCAACAGGCTAGTTTAATTAAAGAAAACGGAAAAACTATTAAAGGCAAGGTTAGTAAGCTTTTAGGATTTGAAGGATTACAAAGAATTGATATAAATGAAGCATTTGCAGGTGATATTGTTGCTGTTTCTGGTTTCGATGACGTCAATATTGGTGAGACCATAGCATGTCCCGATTCTCCCCATCCACTTCCATTAATCAAAGTTGATGAACCTACCTTAAATATGACTTTTGTTGTTAATGATTCTCCATTCGCGGGTAAAGAGGGGAAATTTGTTACTAGTAGACAATTAAAAAATAGATTGGAAAGGGAACTTTTAACAAATGTTGCCCTAAGGGTCGAAGAAACTGATTCTCCCGATAGATTTTCAGTTTCAGGAAGAGGAGAATTACATTTAGGTATTTTGATTGAAACTATGAGAAGAGAAGGGTTTGAGTTTCAAATCTCACAACCTCAAGTGATTTTCAGAGAAATTGATAATGTTGAATGTGAGCCTATTGAGACTTTGGTTTTAGATGTACCTGAAGTATCCGTTGGCTCTTGTATTGAGAAACTTGGATCGAGAAAAGCAGAAATGAAAAATATGCAGACAAGTTCAGATGGGAGAACTCAATTAGAATTTCTTGTGCCATCAAGAGGACTTATTGGGTTTCGCGGTGAATTTGTTCGTATAACTAGAGGTGAAGGTATCATGAGTCACTCATTTTATGAATATAAACCTAAAACAGGAGATTTTGAAACCAGAAGAAATGGAGTCCTTATAGCTTTTGAGGAAGGTGTGGCCACATTTTATGCATTAAAGAATGCTGAAGACAGGGGAGTATATTTCATTAAACCTGGGGTTAAAGTTTATAAGGGAATGATAATTGGGGAGAATAATCGACCACAAGATCTTGAGTTGAATATATGTAAAACTAAGCAGTTGACAAATATGAGGTCTGCAGGGGCAGAAGAACTCGATACTTTGCAGTCACCTGTTGATATTACGCTTGAAAGAGCGCTCGAATATATTGGTCCAGATGAAATGCTAGAGGTAACACCTGATTCAATAAGAATGAGAAAAATAAATAAAAAGAAAAGAAATTAA